A genomic segment from Mastomys coucha isolate ucsf_1 unplaced genomic scaffold, UCSF_Mcou_1 pScaffold7, whole genome shotgun sequence encodes:
- the Fzd6 gene encoding frizzled-6 has translation MEKSPFLLVCVLLPLVRGHSLFTCEPITVPRCMKMAYNMTFFPNLMGHYDQGIAAVEMEHFLPLANLECSPNIEMFLCQAFVPTCTEQIHVVPPCRKLCEKVFSDCKKLMDTFGIRWPEELECNRLPYCDDTVPVTSDPHTELFGPQKKTDQAPRDIGFWCPKHLRTSGDQGYRFLGIDQCAPPCPNMYFKNDELDFAKSFIGIVSIFCLCATLFTFLTFLIDVRRFRYPERPIIYYSVCYSIVSLMYFIGFLLGNSTACNKADEKLELGDTVVLGSKNKACSVVFMFLYFFTMAGTVWWVILTITWFLAAGRKWSCEAIEQKAVWFHAVAWGMPGFLTVMLLAMNKVEGDNISGVCFVGLYDLDASRYFVLLPLCLCVFVGLSLLLAGIISLNHVRQVIQHDGRNQEKLKKFMIRIGVFSGLYLVPLVTLLGCYVYELVNRITWEMTWFSDHCHQYRIPCPYQANPKARPELALFMIKYLMTLIVGISAVFWVGSKKTCTEWAGFFKRNRKRDPISESRRVLQESCEFFLKHNSKVKHKKKHCKQGSHKLKVISKSMGTSTGATTNHGTSAIAIADHDYLGQETSTEVQTSPEASVKEGRADRANTPRAKDWNCGEPASAAGSNSKLCGEQKDRKSRAGSMKEKSSVSEGAPSEGRVSPKSGAPETGLTDCSNSQAPSSPEPNSLKDSTSLLVHSASGARKEQGAGSHSDA, from the exons CACTTTCTGCCTCTTGCAAATCTAGAATGTTCACCAAACATTGAAATGTTCCTTTGCCAAGCTTTTGTACCAACCTGCACAGAGCAAATTCATGTAGTTCCACCCTGTCGGAAATTGTGTGAGAAAGTATTTTCTGATTGCAAAAAACTAATGGACACTTTTGGCATCCGATGGCCTGAAGAACTTGAATGTAACAG ATTGCCGTACTGTGATGACACTGTTCCTGTAACCTCTGATCCACACACAGAGCTTTTTGGtccacagaagaaaacagatcAAGCTCCAAGAGACATTGGATTTTGGTGTCCCAAGCACCTTAGGACTTCCGGGGACCAAGGCTATAGGTTTCTGGGAATTGACCAGTGTGCCCCTCCGTGTCccaacatgtattttaaaaatgatgaactaGACTTTGCCAAAAGTTTCATAGGAATAGTTTCAATATTTTGTCTTTGTGCAACTCTGTTCACATTCCTTACGTTTTTAATTGACGTTAGAAGATTCAGATATCCAGAGAGACCAATTATATATTACTCTGTCTGTTACAGCATTGTGTCTCTCATGTATTTCATTGGGTTTTTGCTGGGCAATAGCACGGCATGTAATAAGGCAGACGAGAAGCTGGAGCTTGGGGACACTGTCGTCCTGGGGTCAAAGAATAAGGCTTGCAGcgtggtgtttatgtttctctattttttcaCAATGGCTGGCACCGTGTGGTGGGTGATTCTCACCATTACCTGGTTCTTAGCTGCTGGGAGAAAATGGAGTTGTGAAGCTATTGAACAAAAGGCAGTGTGGTTCCACGCGGTTGCCTGGGGCATGCCTGGGTTCCTGACTGTCATGCTGCTCGCTATGAACAAGGTTGAAGGAGACAACATTAGTGGCGTTTGCTTCGTTGGCCTCTATGACCTGGACGCCTCTCGCTACTTcgtccttctgcctctgtgcctctgcGTATTTGTTGGCCTGTCTCTCCTCTTAGCTGGCATCATCTCCTTAAATCATGTTCGACAAGTTATACAGCATGATGGCCGGAACCAAGAGAAGCTAAAGAAGTTCATGATTCGCATTGGAGTCTTCAGTGGCCTGTATCTTGTGCCCTTAGTGACACTTCTTGGTTGTTATGTCTATGAGCTAGTGAACAGGATCACCTGGGAGATGACGTGGTTCTCTGATCATTGTCATCAGTACCGCATCCCGTGTCCTTATCAG gcaAACCCAAAAGCTCGACCAGAATTGGCTCtatttatgataaaatatctGATGACATTAATTGTTGGTATCTCTGCGGTCTTCTGGGTTGGAAGCAAAAAGACGTGCACAGAATGGGCCGGGTTCTTTAAGCGAAACCGCAAGCGAGA CCCCATCAGTGAAAGCCGAAGAGTGCTGCAAGAGTCCTGTGAGTTCTTCCTGAAGCACAATTCTAAagtgaaacacaagaagaagcaCTGCAAACAAGGCTCTCATAAGCTGAAGGTCATCTCCAAGTCCATGGGAACCAGCACAGGAGCGACCACAAATCATGGCACCTCTGCCATAGCAATCGCTGACCATGATTACTTAGGGCAAGAAACTTCAACAGAAGTCCAGACCTCCCCAGAAGCCTCTGTGAAAGAGGGAAGAGCAGACCGAGCAAACACGCCCAGAGCCAAAGATTGGAACTGCGGGGAACCTGCTTCCGCAGCAGGGTCCAACTCCAAGCTCTGTGGGGAACAGAAGGACAGGAAGAGCCGAGCAGGCAGCATGAAGGAAAAAAGCAGTGTGTCAGAAGGGGCTCCAAGTGAAGGACG GGTAAGTCCAAAGAGCGGTGCTCCCGAGACTGGCCTGACGGACTGCAGCAATTCACAGGCCCCCAGTTCTCCAGAACCAAACAGCCTCAAAGATTCCACATCTCTGCTAGTTCACTCAGCTTCCGGAGCTAGGAAAGAGCAGGGTGCTGGCAGCCATTCAGATGCTTGA